One genomic window of Verrucomicrobiia bacterium includes the following:
- a CDS encoding AAA family ATPase has translation MATTLLEELDTLVRARYPLVYLVTSEESRAQDLIAQVARQRGKKLLEWSCTTGLIPAANGHGSPKQRHAPTRDPLAALDAIADHVDPTLFVLKDFHPFLSRGQFTIIRRLREVAQSLKNSHKTIFLLSPVQDVPVELEKELTVVNVALPDQGELGVLLENIISEIQDGGRCSVELDSTARERLLQAALGLTLGEAENVFARILVRSRRLDGEGVNDVLTEKQQIIRKSGLLEYFSPEERFDNVGGLGILKDWLEKRALALTPEARAFGLPQPRGVLMLGVQGCGKSLCAKAVASHWQLPLLRFDIGRMFGSLVGSSEENIRKAIAVAESVAPAILWVDEIDKAFAGIAGSAATDGGTGSRVLGTFLTWLSEKKAPVFVVATANDISNLPPELLRKGRLDEIFFIDLPSSEERADIFAIHLRKRNRPLESFNIPQLSDISQHFSGAEIEESINSALYDAFYAGRNLSHIDVLQAVRQTVPLATTMAEQIDGLRAWAKGRARPASGATA, from the coding sequence ATGGCTACCACGCTTTTGGAGGAACTCGATACGCTCGTCCGGGCGCGTTACCCCCTTGTCTATCTCGTCACGAGTGAAGAATCACGCGCTCAAGATCTGATCGCTCAAGTCGCCCGTCAACGTGGCAAGAAGCTCCTGGAATGGAGCTGCACCACTGGCCTGATTCCAGCAGCGAATGGTCACGGCAGTCCGAAGCAACGCCATGCCCCTACGCGCGATCCTCTAGCTGCGTTGGATGCCATTGCCGACCACGTGGATCCAACCCTCTTTGTCCTGAAAGATTTTCACCCGTTCCTCAGTCGCGGCCAATTCACCATCATCCGCCGCCTGCGCGAAGTTGCCCAATCTCTCAAGAACAGTCACAAAACCATCTTCCTGCTTTCACCCGTTCAAGATGTTCCGGTGGAACTGGAAAAAGAACTCACCGTCGTGAACGTCGCCCTGCCCGACCAAGGCGAGCTCGGCGTCCTCTTGGAAAACATCATCAGTGAGATACAAGATGGAGGCCGTTGCAGCGTGGAACTCGATAGCACCGCCCGCGAACGCCTTCTCCAAGCCGCTCTAGGCCTGACCCTGGGCGAAGCCGAAAACGTTTTCGCCCGCATCCTTGTCCGCTCCCGTCGCCTCGATGGTGAAGGCGTGAACGACGTCCTCACTGAAAAGCAACAGATCATCCGCAAGAGCGGACTCTTGGAATATTTCTCTCCCGAAGAACGCTTCGATAACGTCGGTGGTCTCGGCATCTTGAAAGATTGGCTGGAGAAACGTGCTCTCGCACTCACGCCCGAAGCTCGCGCCTTCGGCCTGCCCCAACCTCGCGGCGTCCTCATGCTTGGCGTGCAAGGTTGCGGCAAGAGCTTGTGCGCAAAAGCCGTCGCCAGTCACTGGCAGCTTCCCCTGCTCCGCTTCGATATTGGCCGCATGTTCGGCAGCCTCGTCGGTTCATCTGAAGAAAACATCCGCAAAGCCATCGCCGTCGCCGAATCCGTCGCCCCCGCCATCCTCTGGGTGGATGAGATTGATAAAGCCTTCGCCGGCATCGCTGGTTCTGCGGCCACCGATGGTGGCACCGGCTCACGCGTATTGGGCACTTTCCTTACTTGGCTCTCGGAAAAGAAAGCGCCCGTCTTCGTCGTCGCCACCGCGAATGACATTTCCAATCTCCCGCCAGAACTCCTGCGCAAAGGTCGTTTGGATGAGATTTTCTTCATCGATCTTCCCTCCTCCGAAGAACGCGCCGATATTTTCGCCATTCATCTGCGCAAGCGCAACCGTCCCTTGGAATCTTTCAACATTCCGCAACTTTCGGATATCAGCCAGCACTTCAGCGGTGCCGAAATCGAGGAATCGATCAATAGCGCACTCTACGACGCCTTCTACGCAGGTCGTAATCTGTCACACATTGATGTTCTCCAAGCCGTGCGCCAGACAGTTCCCTTAGCCACCACCATGGCCGAGCAAATCGACGGTCTGCGTGCGTGGGCAAAAGGCCGCGCTCGCCCCGCAAGTGGTGCTACCGCATAA